One window of the Cotesia glomerata isolate CgM1 linkage group LG10, MPM_Cglom_v2.3, whole genome shotgun sequence genome contains the following:
- the LOC123272411 gene encoding synaptic vesicle glycoprotein 2B-like isoform X1: MINKNLRCSVSTIQVITENDKTDSKEPASDFETALSATGFGPFNILMVMALIPIAWVSAFDMTSAAFVLASAECDLELTFIRKGLLCSAVYIGMMLTPLFWSFISHRLPKRTLMLFGLLIDFLCNILCSIVDSFYIFVILKIITGTIVSGPFTLLTTYLSEFQPKKYRAQVIIWAGLLFNAGFIIPAILAFNVTPQTWTFIIFDREFTAWRIYYILCCIPSILGFIILSFLPETPKMLMENGYLPRAYDLFRRIYVINTRLHIDTYPIKFLESPSNKFNKTNEESKFQKFLETWNDTKELFKPPNLRHFVISNLLQFGSMLSFNTMRLWVPHMFIIINNFDYSRWDPARGNPTICEYLIPGVIPPGLANETFYANHTCIRWHINPSVYINSSIIAASAVGISFLVGLLYTTKLRKKIVLVMGYLIAILSSFGTNWAQLVPLMLTLSASIVVTGRITANIVIAANADVIPIPLRATAVSFITNTGNLASIIGNLVFPALLEFQCLSAFIGIGAMLIPCMIISLFTLRSEKKEIKISPS; encoded by the exons atgataaataaaaatttgcgttGCTCAGTTAGTACTATTCAAGTTATTACTG aaaatgataaaactgACAGTAAAGAACCAGCCTCGGATTTTGAGACGGCACTGTCTGCGACCG gTTTCGGACCGTTCAATATTTTGATGGTGATGGCATTGATACCCATAGCGTGGGTCAGCGCTTTCGATATGACATCTGCAGCATTCGTTTTGGCTTCAGCTGAGTGCGATCTCGAATTAACGTTTATCCGCAAAGGCTTACTTTGCAGCGCAGTATATATTG ggATGATGTTGACTCCATTATTCTGGAGTTTCATATCACATCGGTTGCCCAAACGAACACTTATGCTTTTTGGACTACtcattgattttttatgcAACATACTCTGCAGTATCGTTGACTCGTTTTACATTTttgttattctaaaaattattactggCACTAT cGTTAGCGGGCCTTTTACACTCCTGACGACTTATCTCAGTGAATTTCaaccaaaaaaatatcgaGCTCAAGTGATTATTTGGGCTGGCCTTTTATTCAACGCAGGATTTATCATTCCAgcaa TTTTGGCTTTCAATGTTACACCACAAACATGGACATTCATTATTTTCGATCGAGAATTCACAGCTTGGAGGATATACTACATTTTATGTTGTATACCATCTATTCTTGGTTTTATTATCTTGAGCTTTTTACCGGAAACTCCGAAAATGCTTATGGAAAATGGATATCTTCCTAGGGCCTATGATCTATTCAGACGCATTTACGTAATCAACACTAGATTGCACATTGATACTTATccg ATAAAATTTCTGGAATCACCttcgaataaatttaataaaacaaacgAGGAATcgaaattccaaaaatttcttgaaactTGGAACGATacaaaagaattatttaagcCGCCAAATTTAAGACATTTTGTGATAAGTAACTTACTGCAATTCGGTAGTATGCTTTC ATTCAATACGATGCGGCTTTGGGTTCCGCACATGTTCATCATAATCAACAACTTTGACTACTCTCGGTGGGATCCAGCTCGTGGCAATCCAACGATATGCGAGTACTTGATTCCTGGCGTGATTCCCCCAGGTCTCGCAAACGAGACTTTCTATGCAAATCACACCTGCATTCGG TGGCACATAAATCCCAGTGTATATATCAATTCAAGTATTATTGCAGCTTCCGCTGTTGGAATTTCATTTCTTGTTGGCCTATTATATACCACtaaattaaggaaaaaaattgttttag ttaTGGGATACTTAATCGCAATACTCAGCAGTTTTGGAACTAATTGGGCACAACTTGTACCTTTAATGTTGACCCTATCAGCATCTATTGTAGTCACGGGCCGAATAACGGCTAACATAGTTATCGCGGCTAACGCCGACGTCATTCCCATACCGTTAAG gGCAACAGCTGTCAGTTTTATCACAAATACTGGAAACTTAGCGAGTATTATTGGAAATCTCGTATTTCCAGCTCTCCTCGAATTTCAATGTCTCAGTGCGTTTATTGGAATCGGCGCAATGTTAATAC cCTGTATGATTATATCATTATTCACACTGCGATCAGagaagaaagaaataaaaatctcaCCATCATAA
- the LOC123272411 gene encoding synaptic vesicle glycoprotein 2B-like isoform X2, whose amino-acid sequence MVMALIPIAWVSAFDMTSAAFVLASAECDLELTFIRKGLLCSAVYIGMMLTPLFWSFISHRLPKRTLMLFGLLIDFLCNILCSIVDSFYIFVILKIITGTIVSGPFTLLTTYLSEFQPKKYRAQVIIWAGLLFNAGFIIPAILAFNVTPQTWTFIIFDREFTAWRIYYILCCIPSILGFIILSFLPETPKMLMENGYLPRAYDLFRRIYVINTRLHIDTYPIKFLESPSNKFNKTNEESKFQKFLETWNDTKELFKPPNLRHFVISNLLQFGSMLSFNTMRLWVPHMFIIINNFDYSRWDPARGNPTICEYLIPGVIPPGLANETFYANHTCIRWHINPSVYINSSIIAASAVGISFLVGLLYTTKLRKKIVLVMGYLIAILSSFGTNWAQLVPLMLTLSASIVVTGRITANIVIAANADVIPIPLRATAVSFITNTGNLASIIGNLVFPALLEFQCLSAFIGIGAMLIPCMIISLFTLRSEKKEIKISPS is encoded by the exons ATGGTGATGGCATTGATACCCATAGCGTGGGTCAGCGCTTTCGATATGACATCTGCAGCATTCGTTTTGGCTTCAGCTGAGTGCGATCTCGAATTAACGTTTATCCGCAAAGGCTTACTTTGCAGCGCAGTATATATTG ggATGATGTTGACTCCATTATTCTGGAGTTTCATATCACATCGGTTGCCCAAACGAACACTTATGCTTTTTGGACTACtcattgattttttatgcAACATACTCTGCAGTATCGTTGACTCGTTTTACATTTttgttattctaaaaattattactggCACTAT cGTTAGCGGGCCTTTTACACTCCTGACGACTTATCTCAGTGAATTTCaaccaaaaaaatatcgaGCTCAAGTGATTATTTGGGCTGGCCTTTTATTCAACGCAGGATTTATCATTCCAgcaa TTTTGGCTTTCAATGTTACACCACAAACATGGACATTCATTATTTTCGATCGAGAATTCACAGCTTGGAGGATATACTACATTTTATGTTGTATACCATCTATTCTTGGTTTTATTATCTTGAGCTTTTTACCGGAAACTCCGAAAATGCTTATGGAAAATGGATATCTTCCTAGGGCCTATGATCTATTCAGACGCATTTACGTAATCAACACTAGATTGCACATTGATACTTATccg ATAAAATTTCTGGAATCACCttcgaataaatttaataaaacaaacgAGGAATcgaaattccaaaaatttcttgaaactTGGAACGATacaaaagaattatttaagcCGCCAAATTTAAGACATTTTGTGATAAGTAACTTACTGCAATTCGGTAGTATGCTTTC ATTCAATACGATGCGGCTTTGGGTTCCGCACATGTTCATCATAATCAACAACTTTGACTACTCTCGGTGGGATCCAGCTCGTGGCAATCCAACGATATGCGAGTACTTGATTCCTGGCGTGATTCCCCCAGGTCTCGCAAACGAGACTTTCTATGCAAATCACACCTGCATTCGG TGGCACATAAATCCCAGTGTATATATCAATTCAAGTATTATTGCAGCTTCCGCTGTTGGAATTTCATTTCTTGTTGGCCTATTATATACCACtaaattaaggaaaaaaattgttttag ttaTGGGATACTTAATCGCAATACTCAGCAGTTTTGGAACTAATTGGGCACAACTTGTACCTTTAATGTTGACCCTATCAGCATCTATTGTAGTCACGGGCCGAATAACGGCTAACATAGTTATCGCGGCTAACGCCGACGTCATTCCCATACCGTTAAG gGCAACAGCTGTCAGTTTTATCACAAATACTGGAAACTTAGCGAGTATTATTGGAAATCTCGTATTTCCAGCTCTCCTCGAATTTCAATGTCTCAGTGCGTTTATTGGAATCGGCGCAATGTTAATAC cCTGTATGATTATATCATTATTCACACTGCGATCAGagaagaaagaaataaaaatctcaCCATCATAA